The Athalia rosae chromosome 7, iyAthRosa1.1, whole genome shotgun sequence genome window below encodes:
- the LOC105688034 gene encoding PRL-1 phosphatase — protein sequence MSNMRVKDIRPAPAEIDYKNMKFLITDRPNDQNIHTFIQELKKHNVKEVVRVCEPTYKVEELKSEGISVLDLVFDDGTFPPREVVDEWFELLKKRFGETPDACVAVHCVAGLGRAPVLVALALIELGLKYEDAVALIREKRRGAINAKQLAFLEKYRPKSRLKLKNGHNSCCVQ from the exons ATGAGCAACATGAGGGTTAAGGATATCAGGCCGGCACCAGCCGAAATTGATTACAAGAACATGAAATTCCTTATCACCGACCGACCCAATGACCAGAATATCCACACTTTCATACAG GAGCTAAAAAAGCACAATGTGAAAGAGGTGGTGAGGGTATGCGAGCCTACGTATAAGGTCGAAGAACTCAAATCAGAAGGGATCAGTGTACTGGACTTGGTATTCGATGATGGGACGTTTCCACCCAGGGAG GTTGTTGACGAGTGGTTCGAGCTGCTAAAAAAGCGATTTGGAGAGACACCCGATGCGTGCGTCGCCGTTCATTGCGTTGCAGGTCTTGGCCGAGCACCTGTACTAGTCGCACTCGCCCTCATCGAACTTGGTTTGAAGTATGAAGACGCGGTAGCTCTTATTCGAGA AAAGAGGCGCGGGGCTATTAATGCCAAGCAGTTGGCGTTCCTGGAGAAATATCGTCCCAAGTCGCGACTGAAGCTCAAAAATGGGCACAACTCCTGCTGCGTCCAGTAG
- the LOC105688033 gene encoding proteasome inhibitor PI31 subunit translates to MASEICDIFGYELLYKLVEKQIKKKDDVLITLVHWYLIKSGFRCIGTGDAKSFDSADTGSELLPEDWNQKPNYTLRYLKEGKLYILIGTRSDADLLLNLMRIEDHSVSNIQFAVDTDVTSLNGKLSTLIPTFQAVIKIIKTDLVEPVYTGNTRETYSQTESGSSTTEHVVRDYDPLRVDPPRRPGPAVPRWDPLADPRNVGRSDLDPFSGPSRGGGMLFDPFGPNPLGRSPLGPRVPGGPGGLGVPGRLPPGAVPPGARFDPFGPPDINQPRIPRGPDNDHLPPPGYEDMFM, encoded by the exons ATGGCGAGCGAAATATGTGATATTTTTGGATATGAGTTACTTTACAAATTGGTAGAGAAGCAAATCAAGAAGAAGGATGACGTTCTGATCACCCTTGTGCATTGGTATTTGATCAAAAGTGGATTCAGATGTATTGGCACTGGTGACGCG AAAAGCTTTGACTCAGCAGACACTGGTTCAGAATTGCTACCCGAGGACTGGAATCAAAAACCAAATTACACTTTGCGATatttgaaagaaggaaaattatACATTCTAATCGGAACAAGATCAGACGCAGATTTACTTCTGAATCTGATG CGAATCGAAGATCACAGTGTGTCCAATATCCAGTTTGCTGTTGATACAGATGTAACTTCCTTGAATGGAAAGCTATCTACATTGATTCCAACATTCCAAGCTGttataaaaatcatcaaaacAGATCTAGTCGAACCTGTTTACACAGGCAATACCCGGGAAACATACTCACAAACAGAGTCAGGAAGTTCTACCACCGAACACGTTGTACGGGACTATGATCCTCTAAGGGTAGATCCACCTCGTAGGCCAGGCCCTGCTGTTCCTCGTTG GGACCCGTTGGCTGATCCCAGAAATGTGGGTAGATCAGATCTAGATCCTTTTTCGGGCCCATCACGTGGTGGAGGAATGCTCTTTGATCCGTTCGGCCCAAACCCATTAGGACGCAGTCCGCTTGGTCCAAGAGTCCCAGGAGGTCCAGGGGGTTTAGGAGTTCCTGGGCGTTTGCCACC GGGTGCAGTTCCTCCTGGCGCACGTTTTGATCCGTTTGGTCCTCCAGACATCAATCAGCCCCGAATTCCAAGAGGACCTGACAATGACCACCTACCACCTCCAGGATACGAAGACATGTTCATGTAG
- the LOC105688038 gene encoding LOW QUALITY PROTEIN: N-alpha-acetyltransferase daf-31 (The sequence of the model RefSeq protein was modified relative to this genomic sequence to represent the inferred CDS: deleted 2 bases in 1 codon): MSINIRCATTEDLLNMQHCNLQCLPENYQMKYYLYHALSWPQLSYVAEDEKRRIVGYVLAKMEEDCEDNPHGHITSLAVKRSHRRLGIAQKLMNQASRAMVECFGAKYVSLHVRRSNRAALNLYTSSLQFEVSEVEPKYYADGEDAYAMKRDLSSFYLLKNAANNQNAKDRKGHPYPGICCDYKHSWRIIDLGSDMTTGL; the protein is encoded by the exons atgTCTATAAACATTCGCTGTGCGACAACAGAGGATCTGCTGAACATGCAGCATTGTAACCTGCAGTGCTTACCTGAGAATTACCAAATGAAGTACTACCTCTACCATGCTTTATCCTGGCCACAACTCAGTTATGTTGCAGAGGATGAAAAACGACGTATAGTCGGTTATGTACTAgcaaaaatggaagaagactGCGAGGACAATCCTCACGGGCATATAACCAGTTTGGCTGTGAAAAGATCGCACAGGAGACTGGGGATCGCGCAAAAGCTTATGAATCAGGCATCCAGAGCAATGGTTGAATGTTTTGGCGCTAAGTATGTATCTCTCCATGTCCGTCGAAGCAACAGAGCTGCCTTGAACTTGTATACCAGCAGTCTGCAGTTTGAGGTATCCGAAGTTGAGCCAAAATATTATGCCGATGGCGAAGATGCCTATGCAATGAAGAGGGACCTTAGCAGTTTTTAC CTACTAAAAAATGCAGCGAATAATCAAAATGCCAAGGATCGAAAGGGACACCCTTATCCAGGAATTTGCTGTGACTACAAACATTCGTGGAGAATTATTGATCTTGGATCAGACATGACAACTGGTCTTTAA